In Deinococcus seoulensis, the genomic window CGGGGCACCTGCGCCGGTGCGGTCAGGCCCGCACCGCGCACCTGGAACGCCTCGCCTTCGTTCTCGGGCCACCCAGTCAGCCCCTCACAGCCTTCCTCAAGCACCACTGGTCGGTGTTCGTTCCATGCGGGCCAGACACATGGACGCTGACCCCCTGGGTGCGACTCGACGTGCCGTTCACGCCTGTGTTCGGGCCGTACGAGCTGGAAGCGGCGCGGTTCTGGGTGACCCACGGGTACCAGCCCAGCGAGCAGGAGGAATGGAACGAGGCGGTACGGGCGCACGTCGCACACCACCTCACCACCGCCCCGCTCCCCCAGTACTTCCGTTCCGACCCGTACGGGGGCTTCCAGCGCGCTGACGTCGGGCGGTGGCGGCGCGTGAGTCTGGTGATCGACGCGCTCCCCGAAGGGGTGTACTGGACACGGGGTGACATCACTTTCTCCATCACGGGCCGCGCCCTGATCCGCGAGACCGCGAAGGGCCTGGTCGTGGTGACGGGCCTGCTCGAGCGCCGGTTCCGGGAAGTGCTCCTCAACCCTGAGGGCGTGACGATGCACCCGGCTGGAGCGGCGTTCGTCGCCGCGTGCCGCGCCGCGCGGGTCGAGGCGCTGCCGATCTCGCCGCGCAGATGAGTGCGGTAGATGCGACGGCACTGTCGTGGTGGACTCCAGCGTCCGCATAGCTTCAAGGACAGGAGGAAGATCTGATCACACGGCCTGAGTCGGAAAAACGGTTTCACCTTGTGCGTGGTCACGCCACTGTCTGAAGGTTGCCTACGGCGGGGTGGGAACACCCTCAGTACCCGACACTTTCCGGCGATTTCGTCTGGGACGCCACCAACAGGTGGATCAAGTCACACAGGCGTGATGACTCCCGGCTGAACGACCGGACCAGTTCTCGCAAGCCCATCTTCACCACGCTCCAGGCTCGGCGACCATGCGCCTTCTTCGGGCAGTCCAACGTGATCCCGACCAGCACACACCACGTGTAGGTCAACGTCAACAGGCACAGCAGGCGCTCCACGTGATCGTGGAGCGTCATGTGCGTCCCCTCCAGTTGAAAGCCCTTGCTCTTCAGTGCTCTGAAGAGGCATTCGATCAGGAACCTCCGGCGATATCGCGTCTGGATCGTTGTCACTGACCCCGCGTTACTGGCGATGATCAGCGCCTCACCATCTCGCGTGTGCGTCAGAACCACATTCATCGGTTGCCCGTAGACCACCGTGTCATCGACCAGCAGACCGGCCATGCCGGTCTGCAAACGACTCAGCCAGTCCTGTGCGGTCCAGTCGTCCATCAGCGTGTCACTCCTCAGTCGCACGCAGATGGGAATTCCACGGCGTGCCAGTCCCTGAATCCAGTCATAGCCGACGAATTCACGGTCGGCGTACAGGACCCGAATGTCCGCTGCACGGAGCAGGCAGAGGGCATCGTCCATGAGGGTGTGCCGGATCTCCGTATGGCTGCCGCCCCCATGGGGCAGCAGCTCGTAGAGGAGGGGGATCGCGACGCCCCGCCAGATGACAGCCAGGAGCAGGACGTTCACATCGGTCTGCCCGTACTTCCAGTTGCGGGCAGGCGTCCTCATGGGCGTCCGTTCTGCCCAAGAACGTCCGGTCAAGGATGAATTCCCGTGGTTTCGCGGAGGGAAGGAGCGTCAGAACGACCCGGGCGACATCGGCTGGCTGAATGGGATGCCGGTCAAAGAAGCGTTCCACACGGCGGATGACAGAGTCAGTCTGCGCGCTTCCTGGGAAGCGCGCGGCGAGTTCGGCATGCCGGACGTCCTTGCCCCCAAGGAGTGCGAGCACCA contains:
- a CDS encoding transposase, which produces MRTPARNWKYGQTDVNVLLLAVIWRGVAIPLLYELLPHGGGSHTEIRHTLMDDALCLLRAADIRVLYADREFVGYDWIQGLARRGIPICVRLRSDTLMDDWTAQDWLSRLQTGMAGLLVDDTVVYGQPMNVVLTHTRDGEALIIASNAGSVTTIQTRYRRRFLIECLFRALKSKGFQLEGTHMTLHDHVERLLCLLTLTYTWCVLVGITLDCPKKAHGRRAWSVVKMGLRELVRSFSRESSRLCDLIHLLVASQTKSPESVGY